A genome region from Frankineae bacterium MT45 includes the following:
- a CDS encoding long-chain acyl-CoA synthetase, producing MREIAVPSTNVEAPYRSTAQCVFNNARDFPTRVALRRRAADGWTDVTTTEFAEQVTRVAKGLLKAGIEAGDRVALMSKTRYEWTVADFAVLSVGAVVVPIYETSSAEQIEWILADSGAKGVFVESQVHAGLVESVRSSAPDLAHVWLFDENAFESLRVLGADLATEDVLKRLDATALDDAASIIYTSGTTGRPKGCVLLHRSFIAEITDVTANLGDLFEIGSSTLLFLPIAHVFGRVIEIGSIANGTVLGHTADISNLLPDLASFKPTFILSVPRVFEKVFNTAKQRAHADGKGSIFDKATDVAIKYSEAVEAGHVGLGLKLTHAVFDKLVYSKLRAALGGECRAAVSGGAPLGSRLGHFFRGVGVTIYEGYGLTETTAGIAVNRPGNIRIGTVGQPVPGVSARVADDGELLIHGTLVFDRYWRNEAATSEAIDADGWFHSGDIGEIDSDGYIKITGRKKEILVTAGGKNVAPAVLEDRVRAHWLVSQCLVVGDGQPYISALVTIDPEAFPTWLKSADRPETTPLADVVDDPALHAEIQLAIDDANKAVSKAEAIRKFVILPTDWTEATGELTPSLKLKRNVVEKQCSVLITGLYADVQKV from the coding sequence GTGCGCGAGATCGCCGTCCCCAGCACCAATGTCGAGGCTCCCTACCGAAGCACGGCACAGTGCGTCTTCAACAACGCCAGGGACTTCCCGACCCGGGTCGCGCTGCGACGACGCGCCGCCGACGGGTGGACGGACGTCACGACAACCGAGTTCGCAGAGCAGGTCACCCGCGTGGCCAAGGGGCTGCTGAAGGCCGGCATCGAAGCCGGTGACCGGGTGGCCCTGATGAGCAAGACCCGCTACGAATGGACCGTCGCCGACTTCGCCGTGTTGAGCGTCGGCGCCGTTGTGGTGCCGATCTATGAGACCTCCAGCGCCGAGCAGATCGAATGGATTCTCGCCGACTCCGGCGCCAAGGGCGTCTTCGTCGAGTCTCAGGTGCACGCCGGCCTCGTCGAGTCGGTGCGGTCGTCGGCCCCCGATCTCGCCCACGTCTGGCTCTTCGACGAGAACGCCTTTGAATCACTGCGTGTGCTGGGCGCAGACCTGGCCACCGAGGATGTCCTCAAGCGCCTGGACGCGACCGCTCTCGACGACGCAGCCTCGATCATCTACACCTCGGGCACGACGGGGCGCCCCAAGGGCTGCGTGCTGCTGCACCGCAGCTTCATCGCCGAGATCACCGACGTCACGGCCAACCTCGGCGACCTCTTCGAGATCGGCTCCTCGACCCTGCTGTTCCTGCCGATCGCCCATGTTTTCGGGCGGGTCATCGAGATCGGCTCGATCGCGAACGGCACCGTGCTCGGTCACACCGCGGACATCTCGAACCTGCTCCCGGACCTCGCGTCCTTCAAGCCGACGTTCATCCTCAGCGTTCCGCGGGTCTTCGAGAAGGTCTTCAACACGGCCAAGCAGCGCGCCCACGCCGACGGCAAGGGCTCGATCTTCGACAAGGCGACCGACGTCGCGATCAAGTACTCCGAAGCGGTGGAGGCCGGGCACGTTGGTCTCGGCCTGAAGCTGACCCACGCCGTCTTCGACAAGCTCGTCTACTCCAAGCTGCGGGCGGCACTCGGTGGCGAGTGTCGCGCCGCCGTCTCCGGCGGTGCACCCCTGGGCAGCCGTCTTGGGCACTTCTTCCGCGGCGTCGGGGTGACGATCTACGAGGGCTACGGGCTCACCGAGACCACCGCCGGTATCGCGGTCAACCGTCCGGGAAACATTCGCATCGGCACCGTCGGGCAGCCGGTGCCCGGGGTCTCGGCCCGGGTCGCCGACGACGGCGAACTGCTGATTCACGGCACCCTCGTCTTCGACCGGTACTGGCGCAATGAAGCAGCCACGAGTGAGGCCATCGACGCTGACGGCTGGTTCCACAGCGGCGACATCGGCGAGATCGACTCCGACGGCTACATCAAGATCACCGGCAGAAAGAAGGAGATCCTGGTGACGGCCGGCGGTAAGAACGTCGCCCCGGCCGTGCTGGAGGATCGGGTTCGGGCGCACTGGCTGGTGAGTCAGTGTCTCGTCGTCGGCGACGGACAGCCCTACATCTCGGCGCTGGTAACGATCGATCCGGAGGCCTTCCCGACCTGGCTGAAGAGTGCCGACCGCCCGGAGACCACGCCGCTGGCCGACGTCGTCGACGACCCGGCGCTGCACGCCGAGATCCAGTTGGCCATCGACGACGCCAACAAGGCCGTCAGCAAGGCCGAGGCGATCCGCAAGTTCGTCATCCTCCCCACCGACTGGACCGAGGCCACCGGCGAACTCACACCCTCGCTGAAGCTCAAGCGCAACGTGGTCGAGAAGCAGTGCTCGGTGCTCATCACGGGCCTCTACGCCGACGTCCAGAAGGTCTGA
- a CDS encoding Polyketide cyclase / dehydrase and lipid transport: MPDQSTQSINITAAPAKIMAVISDFESYPQWVNEIKSVDITAVGDDGLAHRVAFTIDASIVKDRYELEYEWHGDAGVSWHLIKGQMQKAQVGSYELRSTDTPGVTEVVYSLTVDTAIPVLGMLKRKAERVIVDTALKGLKKRVESIED; the protein is encoded by the coding sequence ATGCCTGATCAGTCGACCCAGTCGATCAACATAACCGCGGCACCGGCCAAGATCATGGCGGTGATCTCGGACTTCGAGTCGTACCCGCAGTGGGTGAATGAGATCAAGTCCGTCGACATCACCGCGGTCGGCGATGACGGGCTGGCTCACCGCGTCGCGTTCACCATTGACGCCAGCATCGTCAAGGACCGCTACGAGCTGGAGTACGAGTGGCACGGTGACGCGGGCGTCAGTTGGCACCTGATCAAGGGCCAGATGCAGAAGGCGCAGGTCGGCTCCTACGAACTGCGCTCCACCGACACCCCCGGCGTCACCGAGGTCGTCTACTCACTCACCGTGGACACGGCGATCCCGGTGCTCGGCATGCTGAAGCGCAAGGCTGAGCGAGTCATCGTGGACACCGCGCTGAAGGGTCTGAAGAAGCGCGTCGAATCGATCGAAGACTGA
- a CDS encoding arsenite efflux ATP-binding protein ArsA: MRIVLLTGKGGVGKTTVAASTALRCAQRGVKTLLLSTDAAHSLADTLDVELGGEPVEVTENLWSVQLDTQRQFEAAWSDVQRYLLEVLARGGVDPITAQELTVLPGIDEVLALLAVHDLARSGSWDVLIVDCAPTAETLRLLALPEALGWYLQKVFPMQRRLARGMRPLAAILGRGDALPPDDLFDALLRLSDDLALVRGMLADPEVTSVRLVLTPESVVLAETRRTFTALALYGYNVDMVVANKLFPDGEDAFRQGWVTAQARQMGRIEESFAGLPIKQVTYRGEEPVGVAALSDVGDELYGPLSATQSVDPVSIVDTAAGVAPLMSVEAVGEQFLLRLRLPLVSRAVVDAARVGDDLVLTVAGHRRIRTLPSVLRRCSVVSGELADGELRVRFEPDPATWPKRSSAGAEPETAEPDTAEPETAEPDTAEPETAERQTSLGPAERGSVND, encoded by the coding sequence ATGCGGATCGTCCTGCTCACCGGTAAGGGCGGCGTCGGCAAGACCACGGTGGCGGCGTCAACCGCTCTGCGCTGTGCCCAGCGGGGAGTCAAGACGCTACTGCTGTCGACCGACGCCGCGCATTCGCTAGCCGACACCCTCGACGTCGAGCTTGGCGGCGAGCCGGTCGAGGTCACCGAGAACCTCTGGTCCGTCCAGCTGGACACCCAGCGCCAGTTCGAGGCCGCCTGGTCGGACGTGCAGCGGTACCTGCTCGAGGTGCTGGCCCGCGGCGGCGTTGACCCGATCACGGCGCAGGAGTTGACGGTGCTCCCCGGCATCGACGAGGTGCTCGCGCTGCTGGCGGTCCACGACCTGGCCCGCAGTGGCAGCTGGGACGTCCTGATCGTCGACTGCGCCCCGACCGCCGAGACGCTGCGGCTCCTCGCCCTCCCGGAGGCGCTGGGGTGGTACCTGCAGAAGGTCTTCCCGATGCAGCGGCGGCTGGCCCGCGGTATGCGCCCGCTGGCGGCGATCCTTGGCCGCGGCGACGCCCTGCCACCGGATGACCTCTTCGATGCGCTGCTGCGCCTCAGCGACGATCTGGCGCTTGTGCGCGGGATGCTGGCCGACCCCGAGGTCACCAGCGTGCGCCTCGTGCTCACGCCGGAGTCGGTGGTGCTCGCCGAGACCCGCCGGACCTTTACCGCCCTGGCGCTCTACGGCTACAACGTGGACATGGTGGTGGCCAACAAGCTCTTCCCGGACGGCGAGGACGCCTTCCGGCAGGGGTGGGTCACCGCGCAGGCCCGGCAGATGGGGCGGATCGAGGAGTCCTTCGCCGGGCTGCCGATCAAGCAGGTCACCTACCGCGGCGAGGAGCCGGTTGGCGTGGCCGCGCTTTCAGACGTCGGCGACGAGCTCTACGGGCCGCTAAGCGCCACTCAGAGCGTCGATCCGGTGTCGATCGTCGATACCGCCGCCGGGGTGGCGCCGCTGATGAGCGTCGAGGCGGTCGGTGAGCAGTTCCTACTACGGCTGCGGCTGCCGCTGGTGAGCCGAGCCGTGGTCGACGCGGCCCGCGTCGGTGATGACCTGGTGCTCACCGTGGCCGGCCACCGCCGAATCCGCACCCTGCCGAGCGTGCTGCGCCGCTGCAGCGTCGTCAGCGGGGAGTTGGCCGACGGTGAGCTTCGGGTCAGGTTCGAGCCGGACCCGGCGACCTGGCCCAAACGGAGCTCGGCTGGTGCCGAGCCCGAGACCGCCGAGCCTGACACTGCCGAGCCCGAGACCGCTGAGCCTGACACTGCCGAGCCCGAGACCGCTGAGCGTCAGACTTCGCTCGGCCCAGCCGAACGCGGGAGCGTCAATGACTGA
- a CDS encoding glucokinase, translated as MVLAIGVDIGGTKVAAGVVDDRGRIVASVRRATPGDDVLQTEEVICDVVGELSRDHDVVAVGIGAAGWISSDRATVLFSPHLAWRDEPLREALRERIPVPVTVENDANAAAWAEYRFGAAAGQSVVVCVTIGTGIGGSLILDGRLFRGAYGVGGEYGHMTVVPEGRRCACGNRGCWEMYASGNALARDARELAAVSPIGAERLLRLAGGDQAAITGPLVTQAAREGDPSAVEIYTAMGQWLGRGLANLAAALDPSLFIIGGGVSDAGDLLLGPARATFAHSLTGRGFRPQATIVAAALGPEAGLIGAADLARRDVLPGTDGTAPVDAAGASAGSPLRASE; from the coding sequence GTGGTACTGGCGATCGGTGTGGATATCGGCGGAACCAAGGTAGCGGCCGGAGTGGTCGACGACCGGGGACGCATCGTCGCCTCGGTGCGCCGGGCGACCCCGGGCGACGACGTCCTGCAGACCGAAGAGGTCATCTGCGACGTGGTCGGTGAACTCAGCCGCGACCACGACGTTGTCGCGGTCGGCATCGGCGCGGCTGGCTGGATCTCCAGCGACCGGGCCACGGTGCTCTTCTCGCCGCACCTGGCCTGGCGAGACGAACCGCTTCGTGAGGCGCTCCGCGAGCGAATCCCGGTGCCGGTCACGGTGGAGAACGACGCCAATGCCGCGGCCTGGGCTGAGTACCGTTTCGGTGCGGCGGCCGGTCAGTCGGTGGTCGTCTGCGTGACCATCGGCACCGGGATCGGCGGCTCGCTCATCCTCGACGGCCGTCTCTTCCGCGGCGCCTACGGCGTTGGCGGCGAGTACGGGCACATGACGGTCGTGCCGGAGGGGCGGCGCTGCGCCTGCGGCAACCGGGGATGCTGGGAGATGTACGCCTCCGGAAACGCACTGGCCCGCGACGCCCGGGAGCTGGCGGCGGTCTCGCCCATCGGCGCCGAAAGGTTGCTGCGCCTGGCCGGGGGTGACCAGGCCGCCATCACCGGCCCGCTGGTCACTCAGGCGGCGCGCGAGGGAGACCCGTCGGCGGTGGAGATCTACACGGCGATGGGGCAGTGGCTGGGGCGGGGCCTGGCCAATCTGGCCGCCGCGCTCGATCCGTCGCTCTTCATCATCGGCGGCGGGGTCAGCGACGCCGGGGATCTGCTCCTCGGCCCGGCCCGGGCCACCTTCGCCCATTCGCTGACCGGCCGCGGGTTCCGCCCGCAGGCCACCATCGTGGCGGCGGCACTCGGCCCAGAGGCGGGGCTGATCGGCGCCGCCGACCTCGCGCGGCGGGACGTACTCCCCGGCACTGACGGGACGGCGCCGGTCGACGCAGCCGGCGCCAGTGCCGGGTCGCCGCTCCGAGCCTCGGAATGA
- a CDS encoding Metal-dependent hydrolase, endonuclease/exonuclease/phosphatase family: MTLLRLLTYNVRSLRDDATAVARIIRDAEPHVVCIQEAPRFLRWRSRCAELARRSSLVVVGGGRAAGANLILSSLSVDVVSTTDVLLSPDPRLHRRGVALARLRLRDTEFAVAGVHLDLVAEPRLRHVQELQARIAVDIPAGIATIVAGDTNDDPGSAVWRALAHGRVDAWGNIHPEETTSRAGEVPGATSGPRDHPRRRIDAVFVPPALDVISATVLDSAEVDRASDHRPLLVEIAL; encoded by the coding sequence ATGACGCTCCTGCGACTGCTCACCTACAACGTCCGGTCGCTGCGCGACGACGCAACCGCCGTGGCTCGGATCATCCGTGACGCTGAACCGCACGTCGTCTGCATTCAGGAGGCGCCGAGATTCCTGCGGTGGCGCTCCCGGTGCGCGGAACTGGCCCGCCGCTCGTCGCTGGTCGTGGTCGGTGGCGGCCGCGCGGCCGGGGCGAACCTGATCCTCTCGTCGCTGTCGGTCGACGTCGTCTCCACTACAGACGTGCTGCTGAGCCCGGACCCACGCCTGCATCGTCGGGGCGTGGCGCTGGCCCGGCTACGCCTGCGCGATACAGAGTTCGCGGTGGCCGGAGTTCATCTCGACCTCGTCGCCGAGCCCCGGCTGCGCCATGTCCAGGAACTCCAGGCCCGGATCGCGGTCGACATTCCGGCCGGAATCGCGACGATCGTCGCCGGGGACACCAACGACGATCCGGGCTCGGCGGTGTGGCGTGCACTCGCTCATGGGCGCGTCGACGCCTGGGGCAACATCCACCCGGAGGAGACGACTTCGCGTGCGGGCGAGGTGCCCGGCGCCACCTCGGGACCCCGGGACCATCCCCGGCGCCGTATCGACGCCGTCTTCGTCCCACCGGCCCTTGACGTCATCTCGGCGACGGTGCTCGACTCGGCGGAGGTTGACCGGGCCAGCGATCACCGACCGCTACTGGTCGAGATCGCCCTCTGA
- a CDS encoding carboxylesterase yields MSPLAGSESFSIDGGAIGVLVSHGFTGMPASMRPWAEHLAAQGYTVRLPLLPGHGTTWQDLNATTWQDWYATIEASYAELAARCDQIFVCGLSMGGTLVTRLAEEKGDAIAGLVLVNPAYATERRDAAFAKYISWLVKSMPGIASDIKKSGVSEPGYDRTPLKAFVSLQQLWKVVLQDLEKVTAPVLLLRSREDHVVEPLSGRLLQSGATNTTVREIVLENSYHVATLDNDAPLIFDESVRFISDLVRPSPAEHA; encoded by the coding sequence ATGTCACCCCTAGCAGGCTCTGAGTCGTTTTCGATCGACGGCGGCGCGATCGGCGTGCTGGTCAGTCACGGCTTCACCGGGATGCCGGCGAGTATGCGTCCGTGGGCCGAGCACCTGGCCGCCCAGGGCTACACCGTCCGCCTCCCGCTGCTGCCCGGTCACGGCACCACCTGGCAGGACCTGAACGCGACCACCTGGCAGGACTGGTACGCGACCATAGAGGCGTCGTATGCCGAACTCGCAGCGCGCTGCGATCAGATCTTCGTCTGCGGCTTGTCCATGGGCGGAACCCTGGTCACCCGACTCGCGGAGGAGAAGGGCGATGCGATCGCCGGGCTGGTCCTGGTCAACCCGGCCTACGCGACCGAGCGCCGGGACGCGGCCTTCGCCAAGTACATCAGCTGGCTGGTGAAGTCGATGCCAGGCATCGCCAGCGACATCAAGAAGTCCGGCGTCAGCGAGCCGGGCTATGACCGGACCCCGCTGAAGGCCTTCGTCTCGCTGCAGCAACTCTGGAAGGTCGTTCTACAGGATCTGGAGAAGGTCACCGCACCGGTGCTGCTGCTGCGCAGCCGGGAGGATCACGTCGTCGAGCCGCTCTCTGGGCGCCTGCTGCAGAGCGGCGCCACCAATACGACGGTCCGCGAGATCGTCCTGGAGAACAGCTATCACGTCGCCACCCTCGACAATGACGCGCCGCTCATCTTCGACGAGAGCGTTCGCTTCATCAGCGACCTGGTCCGCCCCTCGCCGGCCGAACACGCATAG
- a CDS encoding 1-acyl-sn-glycerol-3-phosphate acyltransferase, with protein MLYWLAKYLLIGPPLRLIWRPYLEGAENLPTDRPVILASNHLSFSDSFFLPLLVPRKVIFLGKAEYFVTPGLKGWLSKQFFAGVGVVPIDRSGADAAQDALDTGIRVLESGKILGIYPEGTRSPDGRLYRGKTGVARMALEAGVEVIPVAMIDTNTIQPTGRVLPKLRPRPGVRIGKPLDFSRYEGMAGDRFVERSMTDEIMYELMLLSGQEYVDLYAAKVKQAQGTVATFGSNRSAGAQSRGGAPVVSPADVREVGERVPTERAG; from the coding sequence ATGTTGTACTGGTTGGCCAAGTACCTCCTGATCGGTCCGCCGCTGCGTCTCATCTGGCGGCCGTACCTGGAGGGCGCGGAGAATCTCCCGACCGACCGCCCGGTGATCCTCGCCAGCAATCACCTCTCGTTCAGCGATTCGTTCTTCCTGCCGCTACTCGTGCCGCGGAAGGTCATCTTCCTCGGCAAAGCCGAATACTTCGTGACGCCCGGCCTCAAGGGATGGCTCTCCAAGCAGTTCTTCGCCGGCGTCGGCGTGGTTCCGATCGATCGGTCCGGCGCCGATGCCGCACAGGACGCCCTCGACACCGGAATTCGTGTGCTTGAGTCCGGAAAGATCCTCGGCATCTACCCCGAGGGCACCCGCTCGCCTGACGGCCGCCTGTACCGCGGCAAGACGGGCGTTGCCCGGATGGCGCTGGAGGCCGGGGTCGAGGTGATCCCGGTAGCGATGATCGACACCAACACGATTCAGCCGACCGGACGTGTCCTGCCCAAGCTGCGCCCCCGGCCCGGCGTGCGCATCGGCAAGCCCCTCGACTTCAGCCGGTACGAGGGGATGGCCGGCGACCGCTTCGTCGAGCGCTCCATGACCGACGAGATCATGTACGAACTGATGCTCCTCTCCGGCCAGGAGTACGTCGATCTCTACGCGGCGAAGGTAAAGCAGGCGCAGGGAACGGTCGCCACCTTCGGATCGAACCGCTCCGCCGGAGCACAGTCGCGCGGCGGCGCGCCGGTGGTGTCGCCGGCCGACGTTCGCGAAGTCGGCGAACGCGTACCGACCGAACGCGCCGGCTAG
- a CDS encoding pyrophosphate-dependent phosphofructokinase, producing MRIGVLTGGGDCPGLNAVIRAVVRKGVGVFGFEFVGFRDGWRGPLENATMQLGVPEVRGILPRGGTILGSSRTNPYAVDGGVDRIRENLHALGVDALIVIGGEDTLGVAAQLHELGVNVIGVPKTIDNDLNATDYTFGFDTAVNIATEAIDRLHTTAESHHRALIVEVMGRHAGWIALHAGMAGGANIILIPEAPFSLDRVCAYVESRFQSHYSPIIVVSEGATPDVSSGESFVLGKGVDAFGHARLGGIGEWLAGAIESRTGKEARTTVLGHIQRGGTPSAFDRVLATRFGLHAVDAAKDGDWGKMVALRGTDIVRVPLADATRELKTVSTELYSEAEVFFG from the coding sequence ATGCGAATCGGAGTCCTCACCGGCGGCGGCGACTGTCCGGGACTGAACGCGGTCATCCGGGCCGTGGTGCGCAAGGGCGTCGGCGTCTTTGGCTTCGAATTCGTCGGCTTCCGTGACGGCTGGCGCGGCCCGCTGGAGAACGCGACGATGCAGCTCGGTGTGCCGGAGGTGCGGGGCATCCTTCCTCGTGGCGGGACGATTCTTGGCTCGTCGCGGACCAACCCCTATGCCGTCGACGGCGGCGTCGACCGGATCCGCGAGAACCTGCACGCGCTCGGTGTCGATGCGCTCATCGTGATCGGCGGGGAGGACACCCTCGGGGTGGCGGCCCAGCTGCACGAGCTGGGGGTGAACGTCATCGGTGTGCCGAAGACGATCGACAACGACCTCAACGCGACGGACTACACCTTCGGCTTCGACACGGCGGTGAACATCGCCACCGAGGCGATCGACCGGCTACACACCACCGCCGAGTCGCACCACCGGGCCCTCATCGTCGAGGTGATGGGGCGTCACGCCGGCTGGATCGCCCTGCACGCCGGCATGGCCGGAGGCGCCAACATCATCCTCATCCCGGAGGCGCCCTTCTCCCTGGACCGGGTCTGCGCCTACGTCGAGAGCCGCTTCCAGTCGCACTACTCGCCGATCATCGTGGTCTCCGAGGGGGCGACTCCGGACGTCAGCTCGGGTGAGTCCTTCGTCCTCGGCAAGGGTGTTGACGCCTTCGGCCATGCCCGTCTCGGCGGAATCGGCGAGTGGCTGGCCGGCGCCATCGAGTCGCGTACCGGCAAGGAGGCACGGACCACCGTCCTCGGGCACATCCAGCGGGGCGGCACCCCGAGCGCCTTCGACCGAGTGCTGGCCACCCGCTTCGGTCTGCACGCCGTCGATGCGGCCAAGGACGGCGACTGGGGCAAGATGGTCGCGCTGCGCGGCACCGACATCGTGCGGGTTCCGCTGGCCGATGCCACCCGTGAACTGAAGACCGTCTCCACCGAGCTCTACTCCGAGGCCGAGGTCTTCTTCGGCTGA
- a CDS encoding two-component system, OmpR family, KDP operon response regulator KdpE, whose translation MRVLVVDDEPQIVRALLINLRARGYEALAASSGAQALIEAARHPPDLVLLDLGLPDMDGSDVITGLRGWTPAPIIILSGRTGGSEKVAALDAGADDYVTKPFGMEELMARMRAVARRAAPDPVGAEARVQIGDRQIDLAARAVFAADGSEIRLTKTEWALLERLIRNPGKLITQRQLLTEVWGPAYAEESGYLRFHFGQLRRKLEVDPARPRYLITEPGLGYRYTE comes from the coding sequence ATGCGGGTGCTGGTCGTCGACGACGAGCCGCAGATCGTCCGTGCCCTGCTCATCAATCTGCGGGCCCGCGGCTATGAGGCCTTGGCCGCGAGCTCCGGTGCCCAGGCCCTCATCGAGGCGGCCAGGCACCCGCCCGACCTTGTGCTGCTCGATCTCGGGTTACCCGACATGGACGGCAGCGACGTGATCACCGGCCTCCGTGGTTGGACGCCGGCGCCGATCATCATCCTCTCCGGACGGACCGGCGGATCGGAGAAGGTCGCCGCCCTCGACGCCGGCGCCGACGACTACGTAACCAAGCCGTTCGGCATGGAGGAGCTGATGGCCCGAATGCGGGCGGTCGCCCGGCGTGCGGCGCCTGACCCGGTGGGTGCAGAGGCCCGCGTGCAGATCGGTGATCGCCAGATAGATCTGGCGGCCCGCGCCGTCTTCGCAGCGGACGGCAGCGAGATCCGGCTGACCAAGACCGAGTGGGCGCTGCTGGAGCGGCTCATCCGCAATCCCGGCAAGCTCATCACGCAGCGGCAGTTGCTCACCGAAGTATGGGGACCGGCGTATGCCGAGGAGTCGGGGTACCTGCGTTTCCACTTCGGCCAGTTGCGCCGCAAGCTCGAAGTCGATCCCGCCCGTCCGCGATACCTGATCACCGAGCCCGGCCTGGGCTACCGCTATACCGAGTAG